The Bombina bombina isolate aBomBom1 chromosome 9, aBomBom1.pri, whole genome shotgun sequence sequence aACAAAGACCAtctcagagaaacttttacaaacatttgtgccatgattgcacaagcagtatgtaaataatttatgtgagaaacccaaagtaccAATTTAttgtatttgatggcatttggcggttaaatggtggcatgaaatataccaactttggcctagatcaataccttgggttgtctactaaaaaaatatatatagatttgataggtaaataaaaagtgagtgatagcaaaaatgctaaaaatgctctggtattttgggcaagtgttTGTCTGGATGTCCTGGTAGTCAAAGGGTTAAggaaagtattgtagctacaggcgatacttaccttagcacgctctccatgatCTGCAGagaacactaaggtaagtattgtagctacaggtgatacttaccttagcgcactcTCCATGATCTGCAGCgaacactaaggtaagtattgtagctacaggtgatacttaccttagcgcactcTCCATGATCTGAAGagaacactaaggtaagtattgtagctacaggtgatttTTACCTTAGCGCACTCTCCATGATCTGCAGAgagcactaaggtaagtattgtagctacaggtgatacttaccttagcgcgctctccatgATCTGCAGagaacactaaggtaagtattgtagctacaggtgatttTTACCTTAGCACACTCTCCATGATCTGCAGagaacactaaggtaagtattgtagctacaggtgatttTTACCTTAGCGCACTCTCCATGATCTGCAGAAAACACTAAGGTAagttttgtagctacaggtgatacttaccttagcgcactcTCCATGATCTGCAGagaacactaaggtaagtattgtagctacaggtgatacttaccttagcacgctctccatgatCTGCAGagaacactaaggtaagtattgtagctacaggtgattcTTACCTTAGCGCACTCTCCATGATCTGCAGAgagcactaaggtaagtattgtagctacaggtgatacttaccttagcgcactcTCCATGATCTGCAGAGAACACTAAGGTAagttttgtagctacaggtgatacttaccttagcgcgctctccatgATCTGCAGAAAACACTAAGGTAAGTTTTGTAGCTACAGGTGTTACTTACCTTAGCGCACTCTCCATGATCTGCAGagaacactaaggtaagtattgtagctacaggtgatacttaccttagcgcgctctccatgATCTGCAGAAAACACTAAGGTAagttttgtagctacaggtgatacttaccttagcgcactcTCCATGATCTGCAGAGAACACTAAGGTAagttttgtagctacaggtgatacttaccttagcgcactcTCCATGATCTGCAGAgagcactaaggtaagtattgtagctacaggtgatacttaccttagcgcactcTCCATGATCTGCAGAGAACACTAAGGTAagttttgtagctacaggtgatacttaccttagcacactcTCCATGATCTGCAGAGAatactaaggtaagtattgtagctacaggtgattcTTACCTTAGCGCACTCTCCATGATCTGCAGAgagcactaaggtaagtattgtagctacaggtgatacttaccttagcgcgctctccatgATCTGCAGAAAACACTAAGGTAAGTTTTGTAGCTACAGGTGGTACTTACCTTAGCACACTCTCCATGATCTGCAGAGAatactaaggtaagtattgtagctacaggtgattcTTACCTTAGCGCACTCTCCATGATCTGCAGAgagcactaaggtaagtattgtagctacaggttatacttaccttagcgcgctctccatgATCTGCAGAAAACACTAAGGTAagttttgtagctacaggtgatacttaccttagcgcgctctccTTGATCTGCAGAAAACACTAAGGTAagttttgtagctacaggtgaactttccaTTTGTAGCTTTGAAACAATTACATTAATTTTAaggaaaactaatgtaaatatttaatgaaaattcactattcgtttagttttaaactaaacgaataccaaTAGTGCAGCCactaaatattcagggaaattaatttccctgaataccaatacaaaaaaaattTATCCAAATCAATTTTACTTGGCTACACATCTCCATTAATTGGTTAACATAAAAGGGGATACCGAGTACGTGTACTTACAGTGGAATTACTTATTATATGGGAATATTTTAACACATGAAGAAAAGGGAATATCTGGGGGTTGGGCACAGTTTCATCCAGATATATGCCAGTTCTTTATCTGCAGCTATTTATCCCTAATGAGGCTGATGTCCTTGAGTTGGGCATCTGAAGCAATATATAAATGTGCTATCCAGCACAGTAATACCTGTACAATACAGAGAGCAGACATGAAGTTCTTACTCATTGCCGTTTTGCTTGGAGCAGCTGGTAAGTTGTTGTTGTTCTCTTTTTACCTCTATAACATTTTATTGATCAAATATGAATAAATAGTTTATAAAACTGAAAGTTTGTGCAAAGTTAGTAATTCACATTTAGTAACAGTAACATAGTGGGATAGATTACAAAGGGTATTAGTGCAGGACGCGAAAAACAACATTGCAACTTGCATATTGCAtagtataagttgaaagtaaacagtgtgCTCAAGCGCATAAGAAATTTGCGCTCTACAGGTTAGAGTgattgaagaccttgcgtaaagtgtaagggttaaaaaaaattgcaccaaacacaacaaaaatacattaaaataaagtgctacactcatatttacactttttgttaagatattttttataaatataataaaaaatgtttaggtatgtgatatatgacaaggtatttgactgaaaagggctattATGTATTTCATAGcacaaacttttactttcaacttttaatacatggGCTAACCCGCCCTtggtaaaagtttacttctagataagtttgcgtgccacttgtaatctagcccattggggcctatctatcaactccgaacggagcttgacgatccgtgtttctggcgagtcttcagcgggctccataacctgtccgtctgctctgaggaggcggacaggaatcgccggaattcaacccgatcgagtacaatcaggttgattgacaccccctgttggcggcccattggccccgagtctgcaggtggcggcgttgcaccagcagctcttgtgagctgctggtgcaatgctgaatacagagagcgtattgcactccgcattcagcgatgtcttgcagacctgatccgcactgtcagatcaggtccgcaagacttttgataaataggccccattgtgcgtTGTTTCTTAGATTAACTGTAGCTTAATTCCAACCAGTTATCTAGATTAGATCATTTCGGACCCTATTATTTAAAGCTTTATGGTCTTGTGAGATTTTGTAAAAAGTCTGGTCAGTACTGCAagctccctcaaagaattttagatagGCAGATTTTAGCTTCAGAGCTTTTTGACTTGCTATGCAATGCtagtagatatatttatatacatagaccTATATCTGATATAaaatatgcatgtctgtgtgtatgtgtaagaaaAGTTTATATTCTAAGCAAAGGTGTAATCAACACTGGTCGTAGGACAAATAGGAAGCAATAAACGAACAACAAAGAAATATGCAAAGGAAGTAATTTACTCCTCCAAACAATGTCAGCTTGTCTAAAAAATATCTCAGGTGACAATAGAGCCAGCTGAGAGGGATATAGAAGAGTTAGGATCAATTTtgataggtatacacacacactgatgagTTATAAAACACACGTGCACTCACATACACCAACAGACATACCAGAAGAGTAGAATGGGGTTTAGTGCACACACACCAGAGATATAGGATACATTTAGTGGATGTGTTAGAGTTAAACCCTTTTTGTAAAGCTATAATTTTGTAATgtggaatacgatcgggttgattgaaaccccctgctagcggccgattggccgcaaatctgcatggggtggaattccaccagcagttcactagataaatgccgagagtgtatgctgtcagcatttatcgatgtgcagcaggcatgatccacaatatcggatcatgtccgctagcaccataataaataggcgccTATATCTCTAGAACTTTTCCTAAGTAGCGCTGCACATAAAATCTATACTTGGAAATGGTGTTAATGATTTAATTGTGAGCAAGTATGAGTGGAGGTGACACAGAGATTATTACATCCATTACACAATGCAGAGGATATTATTACTAGCATATCCAAAGTGGATTTATTGTAAGTGTTTCTGGTAGAATAGAAGAATAGTTGTGCAACATGCAAGGTTACAGATGTGAAGGAATTacacttacattacaatataatactaaAGAAAGGGTTTGTGTGATTGCTCTCAATGCCAGCAAGTTTTTGATAGTTAGTAACTTAGTGAGAATttatactttattaacccctaaaaatatctatttaaatgtCTTCCTCTACAGCTGCATTTGATGATGATGATAAGATTGTAGGAGGTTACACCTGCAGCAAGAACTCTGTCCCATATCAGGTGTCTCTGAACTCCGGTTACCATTTCTGTGGGGGGTCCCTGATAGCCAGCCAGTGGGTTGTGTCTGCTGCTCACTGCTACAAAtcgtaagttataaaaaaaaagatgttttttgaagtggaactattttttttatttttttagcgcaGTGGCTTGTAATATGCTTCTCTTTTATTGTAATGTCTCTATACTTTGAACATTCCTTTCTGATAATACTCATATATTGTAGGAGCATTCAAGTTAGACTTGGAGAACACAATATTTTTAACAATGAGGGCACAGAGCAGTTCATCAACTCTGCCAAGGTCATCAGACATGCCAGCTACAACTCCAGGACCCTGGACAATGACATCATGCTCATCAAGCTCGCCTCTCCTGCTACTCTCAACTCCTATGTGAAGGCTGTAGCTTTGCCCTCTGGATGTGCCGCCGCTGGCACCAGCTGTCTGATCTCTGGCTGGGGAAACACACTCAGCAGTGGCAGTGAGTAAACACTTTAGTAACTTTTAAATTAACACTATTATTCCATCTCTAATTAAGGTTCACAATAACTGTTTTTTCCTGGTTGTCTGTCTAGCTAATTCCCCAGATCTCCTGCAATGTCTGAGTGCTCCTATTTTAAGTGACAGTCAGTGCAGTGGCTCCTATCCTGGAGAGATTACCAAAAACATGTTCTGCGCTGGGTACTTGGCTGGAGGAAAAGATTCTTGCCAGGTAACTTcttaatatttattagttaaataTTCTCTTTTAGTTCTTCCATatattattttcaatatcaaatgaTGTGCCCACCGGAAGCTGTAATGAGAAAATAAAAGACCTCCCTATAATTGCTATAACTTCAATTTTCTCACAATATTATTAAAACATCATTAAATATATTATCCAAAAGAAAACTATAACTGCTATTGTCAATGTGTGCACTAAATTGTTTTCTTATCATATATAACAATTTGAAACtttgcacatatatgtatatattagcaaatataatATGATTTATGTGCTAATTAAGAGTTTGGTTCTCTGTTATAATAATCTTCCAAATTTTAGGGTGACTCTGGAGGACCTGTAGTATGTAATGGCCAGCTGCAGGGTGTTGTCTCGTGGGGTTACGGATGTGCCCAACGAAACTATCCTGGTGTCTACACAAAAGTCTGCAATTACAACTCCTGGATCAAGAACACCATGGCTGCCAACTAAAGTGTTATTCTTCTCTCTAATCTACAGAATTATTTAAATCAAGCTCCCATTATGAACAAACACTTAATTATCTTGGCTCCTTTTAGTGATCTGTGTTTCTGATACTCTAATAAATTGCTAAAGTCAATTCAACCCTTCTGTGTTTTCTTTGAAATAGGCAGGTCAGATGGGGACGGTAAAGCTACTAATCAATAGATTTTAAACGATAataatattgattatatatattatattgattaTAATATATTGAATAAtatattgataaatagatagatagatagatagatagatagatgatagatagatagatgatagatagatatatagatagatagatagatgatagatagatagatagatagatgatagatagatagatagatagatagatagatagatagatagatagatagatgatagatagatgatagatatagatagatagatgatagatagatagatagatagatagatagatagatagatagatagatagatgatagctaaatagagagatatagagaaagatagatgataaatatatatatatatatatatatatagatgatagatagatagatagatagatagatagatagatagatagattatagatagatagatagataaatagatatagtttaTTTTTCTTAGGAAATTCTATAATTATTCTGATCTCTGGACAAGACCAAAGACCATGGGCTTGAAGTTTTTCAACAAGAGAGAAATAGACTTGCTTGATAAAGCAGATAAACAGAATTCTTGTTAACGTGGAAtctgaaattaattaataaatatatttcattaatCAACTAATAGGTAAACAGACATGCAGTTAGATACAGTAGATGATAGatagcttaatttatttaattgtaccctTAATCTAAAACATACAATAATAATTTACCCAATTATATAAATTCACTGTCCCATGCCAGATAAGGGGCTGGAAAAGGCTCAACTGCAGTGCCCCTTCTAAGGCCAGTTTTAtgtgcggcccagcagtaaaacagttaattaggtaactgcaccctgcaattagcaaacactgcataatgcagactgcaaggtgtggttctcttattaactgtttctctGCTGGGCCACATACAAAacttgccttagagggaacactgcctaaCTGGTACACTAGTTCTCATTCAAACCACATCCAACAGAAATTATTTTATGCTAATTGTGAGTAAAATAATATGACTGTAATGATGTAAATAAATTTCCCACATTCCACCAATAGAAAATCAGTAAACCCTGTATGCTGTAGTGTGCAGACTTTATCAAAGGTAAAAATAGAGCTGTACAGAGTTTTTAGGGGCTTCTTTCTTCTCGAATTGTACTTCTTGTAAGTGTGTTTCTATGTATTGTGTTTGAATATCTGTATTAATTGCTACTCTGAATCATAtttgggtttttattatttttactagttGAAACCTCAATCagaggttattctacaccatacatgcaggttattctacaccatacacacaggttattctacaccatacacacaagtttttctacaccatacacacaggttattctacaccatagacgcaggttattctacaccatacacacaggttattctacaccatacacacaggttattctacaccatacacacaggttattctacaccatacacacaggttattctacaccatacacgcaggttattctacaccatacacgcaggttattctacaccatacaggcaggttattctacaccaccatacacacaggttattctacatctacaccatacacgcaggttattctccaccatacacacaggttattctacaccatacacacaggttattctacaccatacacgcaggttattctacaccatacaagcaggttattctacaccatacacgcaggttattctacaccatacacacaggttattctacaccatacatgcaggttattctacaccatacacacaggaTATTCTACACTATACatgcaggttattctacaccatacacacaggttattctacaccatacacgcaggttattctacaccatacacacaggttattctacaccatacacacaagtttttctacaccatacacacaggttattctacaccatacacgcaggttattctacaccatacacgcaggttattctacaccatacacacaggttattctacaccatacacgcaggttattctacaccatacaggcAGGTTATTTTACAccaccatacacacaggttattctacatctacaccatacacgcaggttattctccaccatacacacaggttattctacaccatacacacaggttattctacaccatacacgcaggttattctacaccatacacgcaggttattctacaccatacacacaggttattctacaccatacatgcaggttattctacaccatacacacaggttattctacactatacatgcaggttattctacaccatacacacaggttattctacaccatacatgcaggttattctacaccatacacacaggttattctacactatacatgcaggttattctacaccatacacacaggttattctacaccatacacacaggttattctacaccatacacgcaggttattctacaccatacacacaggttattctacaacatacacgcaggttattctacaccatacacgcaggttattctacaccatacacacaggttattctacaccatacatgcaggttattctacaccatacacacaggttattctacactatacatgcaggttattctacaccatacacacaggttattctacaccatacacacaggttattctataccatacacgcaggttattctacaccatacacgcaGGTTATCCTACAACATAcacgcaggttattctacaccatacacgcaggttattctacaccatacacacaggttattctacaccatacatgcaggttattctacaccatacacacaggaTATTCTACACTATACatgcaggttattctacaccatacacacaggttattctacaccatacacgcaggttattctacaccatacacacaggttattctacaccatacacacaagtttttctacaccatacacacaggttattctacaccatacacgcaggttattctacaccatacacgcaggttattctacaccatacacacaggttattctacaccatacacgcaggttattctacaccatacaggcAGGTTATTTTACAccaccatacacacaggttattctacatctacaccatacacgcaggttattctccaccatacacacaggttattctacaccatacacacaggttattctacaccatacacgcaggttattctacaccatacacgcaggttattctacaccatacacacaggttattctacaccatacatgcaggttattctacaccatacacacaggttattctacactatacatgcaggttattctacaccatacacacaggttattctacaccatacatgcaggttattctacaccatacacacaggttattctacactatacatgcaggttattctacaccatacacacaggttattctacaccatacacacaggttattctacaccatacacgcaggttattctacaccatacacacaggttattctacaacatacacgcaggttattctacaccatacacgcaggttattctacaccatacacacaggttattctacaccatacatgcaggttattctacaccatacacacaggttattctacactATACAGGCAGGGTATTCTACACCATACatgcaggttattctacaccatacatgcaggttattctacaccatacacgcaggttattctacaccatacacacaggttattctacaccatacacacaggttattctacaccatacatgcaggttattctacaccatacacacaggttattctacaccatgcacacaggttattctacaccatacacacaggttattctacaccatacacacaggttattctacaccatacacgcaggttattctacaccatacacacaggttattctacaccatacacgcaggttattctacaccatacatgcaggttattctacaccatacacacaggttattctacaccatacacataggttattctacaccatacacacaggttattctacaccatacacgcaggttattctacaccatacacacaggttattctacaccatacacacaggttattctacaccatacacacaggttattctacaccatacacacaggttattctacaccatacacgcaggttattctacaccatacacacaggttattctacaccatacacgcaggttattctacaccatacatgcaggttattctacaccatacacacaggttattctacaccatacacacaggttattctacaccatacacgcaggttattctacaccatacacacaggttattctacaccatacacgcaggttattctacaccatacatgcaggttattctacaccatacacacaggttattctacaccatacacataggttattctacaccatacacgcaggttattctacaccatacacacaggttattctacaccatacacacaggttattctacaccatacacgcaggttattctacaccatacacacaggttattctacaccatacacacaggttattctacactatacatgcaggttattctacaccatacacacaggtttTTCTACTTTATACATgaaggttattctacaccatacacacaggttattcaCTAAAGAGCTCAACTTAAAAAATGACTAAATACTGGAAAATAAAATGTTCCAATttcaaaatgtaaatattttttttatatatattttgcttcaCTATAATTAATGCTCCATGCTCTTCTTATATCCTTACAACATTGCCTGCAGCACGTCTGATCCAACATCCAGTCACACCCGCTTCACATATGTACTTATGTAGTTAATAGCTACTAGAaaattagaattgcataatcaacatttGAATGATAAAAGGAGAATGAAGAAGCAGTTAGGGCTCCTTTTGTCAAGGTGTGTATGCAGCTTTGGAGGCTATTTGCTGCAGGCTggcatgagcaagcctgcagcctaaagttaaagggacagtatacaataatttctatttaactgcatgttatagacactactataaagaagtatatgcacagatactgatataaaaataaagaatacaaccttttaaaaacttactttgaagctcccagtttagcactgttgatgaggttaggctgggacacccagtgaaaggggctgggaagcagaaacagagagacactcccccctttcctgcatatgaaaagacccattacaaaaacaggggtctgtaaacatcagtatacatctaaaactttggggcttggttagtagtctgaaaatcagcacaatgttatttaaaaataagcaacattaTACATTAAATTCCATAGAACACCAGCGAGTCAAGGCATAAGCgctttaaataaaaagttatttattttatggATACACACAAGCAAAATAAAATCCTCAAAAATTGCAAAAAGGATCTCAGCTAATCCATAtatgtcctacgcgtttcggccccccctggccttattcatagacatagtaAGAAACCATAGCTGCCTTCTTTAAATACACTATTGCCTAATTGGCTATGGAAAAAGCTGGGTTACTATTTGCTGCTCCTTAATTTACACTAATTGGAACTCTGTTAGAAGTTTAACTTTTAGCTGACCAGCAATAAGTGATTAGCATGAAAATGGGTCTTGCTAATACTATACATTACATTTACCAAACAACCATAACAGAAACCCAATTGTATTTTATTGAATCATTAACCATTCAAAAATGAGCAGACTATATAAATTATTTGCTACAAAGGGTTTAAGGGTGAAGAAAGAAAACAATAGCCTAATCACCTTCTGGACTTTTATCCTTAAATGTAATGATAGAATATCTCTACTCTTTACAATATGCTTTGTATACTGTTTCAGTTATAGCCATTATTGCacatatattgctaaaaaaaaaacataataagcatataacagGTTATATTCAATGTATAAGAGGGTGTGCCCCAAATCCGGGGGAAGGAAAagctatatatacagtaaagtcaCATAGGGACCAAGATAAGGGGGCTCATTATTAATTTAATTACGTTTCCAAAAATGTATTATATCCCCCTCAATATTTAGTCCCTGTGGCCTTCTTGTTTGCAActggaaaatccagaatgcttctaaATATAGAAGTCAACtgtttctatcacctcctctttgcTTGGGGTGCACTATCTCTATAACCTTCCAGCTCAAAAAATAAACATCTTGGTTATGATAATGAATAAAATGACGTGCTAGATCAGGAcacttaatattgtttttaatatcgtTTAGGTGTTCCCTAATACGTGTCCTAGCCTCCCTAGTAGTGCAAGCAGTATATTGAAGCTTGCAGcttacacattatattaaatagactACATAGGTATTATGGCAGGTACTACAACTCTCGTGTTGATATACTCTATTTGTGGTTCTGGACTGAAAAGTAGAACCAATACCTGCATGAGAGCAGGCAATATGATTTCTAAAATTACATTTGAAATGTCCCTTCACTGTTAGCCAACTCCTTGTATGTGTTTCTACTTTTTTCAATTGATTAGGGGACAAAATATTGCCTAGGGTACACCCCCTTTTTGATACAAAATTGCATCCGCCATCAATGTAGTCCTTTAGACTATTCTCAGCCGTGACTATTGGCAAATGCTATTTAATTATGCTGCAGATTTGGTTAAATTCAGGACTGAAAGTGGTCAAGAAGACTGGTCTGGCTGAATCGAATCTGTTACATTTACCTGGGATTTTATCACAAATCAGGGATGCCCTGTCCATACGAGTTACTTCCAAAAGGGCTCAATTAATGGTTTTAAACCGATACCCTATCTGTAATAAAAATTGTCTAAACTTTTCACTCTCTATCAGAAAATCAGAGTTGTCAGTACAGTTGCGTTTAATACATATAAACTGCCCTTTTGCCACACCAAACCCAGTATGTTTTGGGTGGCTACTTCTGGCATGGAGAATCGTATTTGACATAATCAGTTTTCTGTAGAGAGTAGTTTTAATCACATGTGTTTCAGGGACCCCTTTCAAAACTATATCCAAATAGGGAAATTTAGATTTATCAAATTGATAGGTAAACTGTAGACCTACTTAATTTATATTGATGGCATCAACATATTGGACATATGAATAAGACCCCCTggtcttattcatagacatagtaAGAAACCATAGCTGCCTTCTTTAAATACACTATTGCCTAATTGGCTACGGAAAAAGCTGGGTTACTATTTGCTGCTCCTTAATTTACACTAATTGGAACTGTGTTAGAAGTTTAACTTTTAGCTGACCAGCAATAAGTGATTAGCATGAAAATGGGTCTTGCTAATACTATACATTACATTTACCAAACAACCATAACAGAAAcccaattgtattttattgtatcattAACCATTCAAAAATGAGCAGACTATATAAATTATTTGCTACAAAGGGTTTAAGGG is a genomic window containing:
- the LOC128639684 gene encoding trypsin yields the protein MKFLLIAVLLGAAAAFDDDDKIVGGYTCSKNSVPYQVSLNSGYHFCGGSLIASQWVVSAAHCYKSSIQVRLGEHNIFNNEGTEQFINSAKVIRHASYNSRTLDNDIMLIKLASPATLNSYVKAVALPSGCAAAGTSCLISGWGNTLSSGTNSPDLLQCLSAPILSDSQCSGSYPGEITKNMFCAGYLAGGKDSCQGDSGGPVVCNGQLQGVVSWGYGCAQRNYPGVYTKVCNYNSWIKNTMAAN